The proteins below are encoded in one region of Gambusia affinis linkage group LG07, SWU_Gaff_1.0, whole genome shotgun sequence:
- the dgkab gene encoding diacylglycerol kinase, alpha b, which produces MASADDTEGTLTPVDFIQLQHYMEESSLRVRDVIKEFHPGGRYAKHTSGECLHLEGFCLFLKTYLEVEDFPPNFCRKLFKYFLQAEQDGSPKRSTPHGGGVFLRDVSCYFSVLEEGQPREKLEFTFKLYDKDGNGLLDSSEVDRIIAQMMRAADYLGWDVTELRPVLKDMMTAIDVDDSGTVNLEEWVKGGMNNVPLLVLLGLRMTEKDGQHIWRLKHFNKPTYCGVCENMLLGLGKQGLYCNCCAYTVHNQCANKNPEPCARTFVKTKEEIGKATHDWIKADCNASKCQVCFKKIKTLAGKHCVWCQEMRHDECVVPGVPKCDCGDLKDHILPPWVIYPVSKEEDTNLLSVTPDGHILQIAPILDTYPLLVFVNPKSGGKQGERVLRKFQGLLNPRQVYNLSNGGPIRGLHFFRNLRRFNILVCGGDGTVGWLLDAIDKINISVHPPVAVLPLGTGNDMARCLRWGGGYEGSDLKEILKEVKDSQQIPLDRWSIKVTPKNPQDAGDPVPYEIMNNYFSIGVDASIAHRFHSMREKHPQKFNSRMKNKLMYFEFATSESFSASCKNLKDCLSITCCGKPLNLGNSLEGIAVLNIPSMHGGSNLWGESKKTDGAPEAVHSEVITDHELLKTATQDISDKRFEVVGLEGVLEMGQIYTGLKSAGHRLAQTSEITISTTKALPMQIDGEPWMQPPCEIQITHKSQATMLMAAPTKPTSFFQFK; this is translated from the exons ATGGCCTCAGCTGATGACACAGAAGGTACCCTGACTCCTGTGGACTTTATCCAGCTGCAGCATTACATGGAAG AAAGCAGTTTGAGGGTCAGAGATGTGATTAAGGAGTTTCATCCAGGTGGCCGATACGCCAAGCACACTTCTGGAGAG TGCCTCCATCTGGAgggcttctgtctcttcctGAAGACTTACCTGGAAGTGGAGGACTTCCCTCCAAACTTCTGCCGAAAGCTCTTCAAGTATTTTCTACAAGCAGAGCAAGACGGGTCTCCAAAAAGGTCCACGCCTCATGGAG GTGGGGTTTTTCTTCGTGACGTTTCCTGCTACTTCTCAGTGCTGGAGGAAGGACAGCCACGGGAAAAGCTTGAGT TTACCTTCAAACTTTATGACAAAGATGGAAATGGACTCTTGGACAGTTCT GAAGTGGATCGCATAATTGCACAGATGATGCGAGCCGCTGATTACCTGGGCTGGGACGTGACTGAACTGAGACCA GTTCTCAAAGACATGATGACTGCAATAGATGTTGACGACAGTGGGACTGTCAATCTGGAGGAATGGGTCAAGGGAGGCATGAACAATGTGCCTCTGCTTGTACTGCTTGGACTGAGG ATGACTGAGAAAGACGGCCAGCACATCTGGAGgctgaaacatttcaacaaaccCACCTACTGCGGCGTGTGTGAGAACATGCTGCTCGGCCTCGGCAAGCAAGGACTCTACTGCAACT GTTGTGCTTACACTGTCCACAACCAGTGTGCCAACAAGAATCCTGAGCCATGCGCTCGGACCTTCGTCAAAACCAAAGAGGAAATCGGC AAAGCAACTCATGACTGGATCAAAGCTGACTGTAATGCCAGTAAGTGTCAGGTCTGCTTCAAGAAGATCAAAACTTTAGCAGGGAAGCACTGCGTGTGGTGCCAGGAGATG cgTCACGATGAGTGCGTTGTGCCCGGTGTGCCGAAATGTGACTGTGGCGATCTGAAGGATCATATTTTGCCGCCATGGGTCATCTACCCCGTCTCAAAG gaggaagacaCCAACCTGTTGAGCGTCACTCCTGACGGCCACATCCTGCAG ATTGCTCCTATTCTTGACACGTATCCTCTGCTGGTATTTGTCAATCCTAAAAGTGGAGGGAAGCAGGGTGAACG AGTTCTCAGGAAGTTTCAGGGCCTGCTGAACCCACGTCAGGTTTACAACTTAAGCAACGGAGGTCCCATCAGAGG aTTACACTTCTTTCGAAATCTGCGTCGATTTAACATCTTGGTGTGTGGGGGAGACGGCACAGTCGGGTGGCTCCTGGATGCTATAG ATAAAATTAACATCTCAGTGCATCCTCCGGTCGCTGTGCTTCCCCTGGGAACTGGGAACGACATGGCTCGCTGCCTACGCTGGGGAGGag GATACGAGGGCTCTGACCTGAAGGAAATCCTGAAGGAGGTTAAAGACAGTCAGCAGATCCCTCTGGATCGCTGGAGCATCAAGGTGACGCCGAAAAACCCACAGGATGCTGGAGACCCCGTCCCATACGAGATTATGAATAACTATTTCTCTATTGGAGTG GATGCTTCCATTGCTCATCGTTTTCACTCCATGAGAGAGAAACATCCACAAAAGTTCAACAGCCG AATGAAGAACAAGCTTATGTACTTTGAGTTTGCTACTTCTGAGTCCTTCTCAGCCTCCTGCAAGAATCTGAAGGATTGTCTCAGTATTACG TGCTGTGGAAAACCTCTGAACCTGGGCAATTCTTTAGAGGGCATAGCCGTCCTCAACATACCCAGCATGCACGGCGGCTCCAACCTCTGGGGTGAGTCTAAGAAAACTGATGGCGCTCCTGAAGCGGTGCACAGTGAAGTCATCACCGACCATGAACTTCTCAAAACAGCCACACAAG ATATAAGCGATAAACGTTTCGAGGTGGTGGGGCTGGAAGGAGTCTTGGAGATGGGACAGATCTACACTGGACTGAAGAGCGCCGGGCACCGACTGGCACAGACCTCCGAAATCACCATCAG CACAACCAAAGCTCTGCCCATGCAGATTGACGGGGAGCCCTGGATGCAGCCACCGTGCGAG ATTCAGATAACTCACAAGAGCCAAGCTACTATGCTCATGGCTGCACCGACCAAACCGACCAGCTTCTTTCAATTCAAGTAG